DNA sequence from the Cyanobacteria bacterium FACHB-DQ100 genome:
AGAATTCGAGCGCGAGATCCCGCTTCATCGATTAAATCGATCGCTTTATCTGGAAGCAATCGATCAGGAATGTATCGATCGGCAAGTTTCGCCGCCGCTTCTAGCGCCAAATCCGAAATTTCTAATTGATGGTGCTGCTCGTAGCGACTGCGTAACCCCTGTAGGATCAAAATTGTCTCTTCAACACTGGGTTCATCAATCATCACAGGTTGAAATCGCCGCTCAAGTGCCGCATCTTGCTCAAAATACTGACGATATTCATCGAGTGTCGTCGCTCCGATACAGCGGAGTTCGCCTCGCGCCAGAGCAGGTTTCAGAATATTCGCAGCATCAAGCGACCCTTGAGTAGAACCTGACCCTAGCAGGGTGTGAACTTCATCGATTACTAAAATGATGTTTCCTGATGCGCGAACTTCCTTCATGATGGTTTTGAGGCGTTCCTCAAATTCACCTCGATACTTCGTTCCCGCTAGCAATGTCCCGATATTCAATGTTAGAACTTGCTGATCCTGGAGCGATTCGGGCACATCTCGATCGACAATGCGCTGCGCCAATCCCTCTGCTAAAGCAGTCTTTCCGACACCCGGTTCGCCAATCAAAATCGGATTGTTCTTCGTACGGCGACCCAGAATCTGAATCATCCGTTCTACTTCCTGAGTCCGACCGATCACCGGATCAAGCTTTCCCAACGCCGCTAGTTCAGTCAAGTTCGCGCCGAACTCATTCAAAATCGGCGTAGTCTTGCGACCGGAACTGTTACCTTGTAGAATTGGCTTCGCTTCAGAGATGGCTTGCAGCACATTAATCCGAACCTCAGTCCGCTCCACACCCAATCGTTCTAAAATCTGAGTGGCTAGTCCTGCATCATCTTGCACGATCGCAAGCAACAAGTGTTCTGGCTCTACTCGACCATACCCTAGTCGCTCTGCCTCCTGTAAGGACTGTTCTAAGACACGCCGACTGCGGGGAGTAAAAGGTATCTCAGCACGCGACAATCCAGTCCCTCGACCAATCACTGCCTGCACCTGCTCTTGTGCTTCCTCCAAAGTGACATCTAGATCAGCCAACACTTGTGCAGCAATGCTCGGTCGAGTCGCAATTAAACCGAGTAAAAGCTGCTCTGTGCCAACATAGTTATGTTCAAGACGACGGGCTTCACCTTGCGCCGCATTCACAACTTTGATAGTTCTCTCTGTAAATTTATCAAACACAGGATTAAGTCTCTTGGGTAATGCAGGTTACTAAGAATGCGCGTTTCTAGACCGTCAGTTTTTGAACCTGTGGTGCTTTAAGACGATTTGA
Encoded proteins:
- a CDS encoding ATP-dependent Clp protease ATP-binding subunit, giving the protein MFDKFTERTIKVVNAAQGEARRLEHNYVGTEQLLLGLIATRPSIAAQVLADLDVTLEEAQEQVQAVIGRGTGLSRAEIPFTPRSRRVLEQSLQEAERLGYGRVEPEHLLLAIVQDDAGLATQILERLGVERTEVRINVLQAISEAKPILQGNSSGRKTTPILNEFGANLTELAALGKLDPVIGRTQEVERMIQILGRRTKNNPILIGEPGVGKTALAEGLAQRIVDRDVPESLQDQQVLTLNIGTLLAGTKYRGEFEERLKTIMKEVRASGNIILVIDEVHTLLGSGSTQGSLDAANILKPALARGELRCIGATTLDEYRQYFEQDAALERRFQPVMIDEPSVEETILILQGLRSRYEQHHQLEISDLALEAAAKLADRYIPDRLLPDKAIDLIDEAGSRARILHGKQFTLDKSLSARFKQILLTKASAIAQQNFTRAGEVRSSELTLQAEVQTETPAFGSPIVVNEVDIAQIVSAWTGVPVNKVTEAESEQLMQMEEVLHQRLIGQEEAVNAVARATRRARVGLSNPNRPIASFIFSGPTGVGKTELVKALAACFFGSESAMIRLDMSEFMERHTVSKLIGSPPGYVGYSEGGQLTEAVRRKPYTVVLFDEIEKAHPDVFNLLLQILEDGRLTDAKGRVVNFKNTLLVMTSNVGSKVIQKGGGGLGFELSTNVPEASYQRTVTLVNEELKQYFRPEFLNRLDDIIVFRQLTHDEIKQIANLLLNEFSDRLLEQGIKLEVSDRVKDRLVEAGYHPEQGARPLRRAITRLLEDSLAEAILSGRVKPGDSVKVDLDEQGQLKIV